In the bacterium genome, GTCTATCTCGCCAGCGACTACAGGCAAGTCGCCGGCCTCGGGGGCAGCGTCCCCCTCCTGGACCTGGGGCTCGAGGAGCTGGCGCGCCTGGACGGCGTTGACCTGTTGTACCTCATGCAGTCCAAGGGGATGGAGGGCATGGCCTATTTCCACGCGACCGGGACGGTAATCGGGAAGGTGCTCGCGGGCGGCGGGTACGTGGGGGCGAGCGGAATCGGCGTCCTGGCCCTCTTGCAGGGCGACCGGGCCCGCGGGGTGAGGATGGCGGTTTTCAAGGGGCAGCGCAAGAGGATGCGCGAGGGCGGGGCGGTCGCGGTGGAGGATTCGGACGTCTTCCTGGACGGCCGCATCGGCACCTGCGAGTTCTGGCCCCAGGGGCCGCGGCTGGCCGTGACGCTCATCGAGGCCCTCGCCGCCCCGTCTTAGGTTCTATGCTGGATTATTCCTTCGAGCGCCGCGTGCTCGCGGAGG is a window encoding:
- a CDS encoding DJ-1/PfpI family protein, coding for MKIFPVLLFAALLLPAACGEEAAPEPAGDGAVTELVGKLPPRVELPENLRGALAGKRVVILVGDSFYDPELYDVRRLFTEAGARVYLASDYRQVAGLGGSVPLLDLGLEELARLDGVDLLYLMQSKGMEGMAYFHATGTVIGKVLAGGGYVGASGIGVLALLQGDRARGVRMAVFKGQRKRMREGGAVAVEDSDVFLDGRIGTCEFWPQGPRLAVTLIEALAAPS